Below is a genomic region from Rosa chinensis cultivar Old Blush chromosome 5, RchiOBHm-V2, whole genome shotgun sequence.
CAACCCAACTATTTAGAAAGCAAGTTGTATTGATATTGAAGTTATAATTAAATGAAAAGTAAATCCACGAAAATTATCACAAGAAGACATAAATAATTTGGTTTATTTCTTTTTGGATAATAAATTTCTATGATCGCAATTATTCATTTTTCACAATACTGATTTATTCAATATTATTTTATCGTTTGCTAGTTTGATGAGtagaaaaattttaattttattaagtTTGTATAATTCATCTGTACATGATGGTTTATGACTTTATGATAAACGGTTCCAATCAGAAAGAATGTTGTTGGGAATGTTGCTAAGTTGAACATAACTTTAAAAAGGATTCATTCCTTCTACATCATTTTAAGCACTCCTAGCTTGGCTGAGAAGTTATAGGCTGAACAATTCTCTAGTAGTTTGATTTGGAGATTTTGGTTAACAAACAAAGATGATAGTTTGGTCGCCAACACCTTTGGTTTAGAAATATGGGTTAGAATTTGATAGGTAGGTATATTGGTGACCACCTCATGGGTCCTCTTACCATCCCTCACAAGCTATCTTCCAATGCCTATCAAGTAGATACTTAACTGAGGTTGATGGATGAGGTTGTGGTACTCCCATATGTTCAATAATTCTATTATTTTTTACTTACACATCGTTAGATTATGCGTATATATCAAATACGCATGTATAATAGAAATTTCCACAATCAATATTTCTACTATACATGTGTGTATGACATCTAACAATATGAGAGCCCCTACAATGAATAGTAAAAAATGATATTTATGACTTACACACCTTTGAATCATACGTGTATGGCATACACTCATGTATAATAGAAGTTCCTACGTTCTTATTCAAGTAATTACAAAGAACTTCACCACAAATGAACAAAGCTTGTCTCTCTATCTGAACGGGGTATTCATAAGCCTTAAACTAGTACGCTTGAAGAAAGAGTACGCTCACATGTACACTCACAATACTAGGAAGAGATTGAAGAAAGAGCAAACTTGAACTAGTACACTCACACAGTCACATGTAGGATGTAACATGCCACCAAATCTTTTCTtgtccattttcattttctactttCCAAGAAGTTGCTTCTGATCCTGGTTAAACTCATTGTTGATTGACCTGTAGTTACATTTTCTATAAAAtctgtatctgtgattgtgaaGCTTGCATGTGACCCCAGTTGGCTTGACATAGATATCTTCTTGTTTCTCTATTACTCTATGGATCAGTATGGAGTCTGGACCCTCCCAAAAAGCAAAACCAGTTTTTGCCTCAGGACCACTAGGGACTTCTCCATTTTGGATCACTAGGACCCTAGTTTACTGTGGACAAGATGAATATAGGAAAGGGAACAACTTGCATCTAGAGTTCTAGACCAGTGGACAAATGAGGGTTTTTTAGGAACTTGCATTATTGAGCCTCATGATATTTTTTGGATCTCTTCTTACTCTCTTCCCTTAATAAATTCAAAAATCGTTTGACTATTTGATTATCGTGATAATCATTCTAATTAGTGTAATCCTTTTGGGGTCCTTGGATGAGTAATAAAAAAAGATcactaaaaaagtaaaaatagatGAATTGTTAGACCTTTCCCTTCAGGTTTTGAAACAACGTGTTTTTTGATGATCCCCTCGTCCTATTTTTGAATCACCCAACCCGTGAAAGAGTCTAATTGTGATTTCTATAAACCTACCATTTTGTACAGTAAACCAGCATAGCTGAATGAGCAGCAGGAGAGCTAAAATAAGAAGCTTAAAATTAAGATCGAAATGGAAATGTCGATGACTCTCGACAAAAGCTCTAATATTACTCATATAATGCACATCTCATCTCATCTATTTATATTCAAGAGGACGTTCATACCTATTTATACAGTATACAAAATGGCTGGAGGGAGAGGAAGAATGACCTATATACTACTACACTATATTCAGAAAACAATAAGGCACAAAAGCAAGCAACAGAAGAGGAAGAACGAAATTCTGTTTAGGGACTTTTCTGCCTGCATCTCGTGCCTTCTCAACCTTGGACTACTACTGCCCGTTAGGTGGTACGAATTTGGATACGCGTATAAGCTCTCAGAGTTTCCGAACACCCTTGCATAAACCATCTCCCCAAATAGACCAGCCATCGGATGGTTGATACCAGCTAACGTTGTGCCTCCGAGGCTAAGCAGTGGTGAGGAAGATTGTTCCTCATAACTGCTGTAGGGATGAGAGCTATATTGTTGGTTCTGATAAGGGTTACGATATGGAAGTTGCTGACCATTACGAGGTGAGTTAGATAGAAGAGCTTGTGCATCCCATGCTGATGGTCTGGGAGGTATTATTATTCCCCGGGAGGGTGCCTTTCCTTTGAGCTCAGCTTCTGAAGTTGTTTGGCCACGGCCATAAAGGGGGACCATGGTGGTGTGTGATATCTCGGTCTTGCAAACAGGGCACTGAGGGCACTCATCAGACGCAAGGGAGGCGCTCTGGACGTGAAGCCATTTGTAGATGCAAGGCCAGCAGTACAGATGGCCACAGAGGGTGACCACTGGCTCGTGTGCAAAGTCTAAGCAGATATTGCAGTCAAAGCCGCCTTTAGAATTTTCAGAATCGGCTGTTGCACCTAAGATGGACTTCCATTCATGTGCACAGTATTGCTGCATTTCCATCTTTCTGTTCTTCCAATTTGATTCTTCCACCTGATATAAGATATGAAACCAGTTAATACCGGATCCCTTAAGCTACCTGATCTTGTTAGCTTTTATTAAGATATCCTCTACCATCAACTATAAACCGTTCTTGATTCCAAAGTCCGAACATATACATATAACCATGACCCTCAAAATTCAGAACAAAACAGTTACTGAATTAGAGATCAAACTAACAATCTTTCCACAAGCAAAACACAGTTGCTTAACATAACTCTACAAAGCATTGTAAAGTACTCACTCACTCATATCAAACACACTAACAAAAAAGCAGTTTTTACAACTAGCACCCCCTCATGGAAACTTGTACCTAATTCCCCACCGATTCCGATTCCGATTCCTTTACTTCTTATTAGTCAATTTCGCCACAGTCATATACATCGGCATAACAGATATCATTGAAGAACAAAGGAAAACCAACTCAGGCTCCAGTGTTCCCCATCAGGCACAAAAGAAACAGCAacctttttttggttttcttcctCCCATCCCAGTTCTAAAGCAGACCCAGATCTGAAATCCCCTTTCCAAGACACGCGGCTTAGTTGAGTAGTCCAATGCAAGCCTACACATCTTACCATCATCCACAAGTTGGGGGCATGCCCCTCCAGCATGAGCTCAAGTACAACCTAAACGAAACATTTCTCAAATCCGACTATCACCAAACACTAAAAATCACCCAAACCATACCTACATGACCCCGAAATAGCTACAACTTAACTTTCATCAAGCCAGGCATGCACTAACAAACCATTTCTCACAAAAAACACCATACAACCGAAACCAAAAACCCTTTTCCTTACAATTCTATTAGTAAACCATTCAATCATCTACACATTTCATCAGCCCCCGGAAAACAAAGACTCCCCAAATTCTTTCCTTCACCACAAAATTGCTTTCGATAAAGCCATATGAACCAGAAATCCAAACAGTGATAGAATCCAAGCTAGATCTGTAAGCATAAACACACATATATCTTCCACCATACCAAAAACCATAG
It encodes:
- the LOC112166458 gene encoding E3 ubiquitin-protein ligase RMA1H1 produces the protein MEMQQYCAHEWKSILGATADSENSKGGFDCNICLDFAHEPVVTLCGHLYCWPCIYKWLHVQSASLASDECPQCPVCKTEISHTTMVPLYGRGQTTSEAELKGKAPSRGIIIPPRPSAWDAQALLSNSPRNGQQLPYRNPYQNQQYSSHPYSSYEEQSSSPLLSLGGTTLAGINHPMAGLFGEMVYARVFGNSESLYAYPNSYHLTGSSSPRLRRHEMQAEKSLNRISFFLFCCLLLCLIVF